A single region of the Parasphingorhabdus litoris DSM 22379 genome encodes:
- a CDS encoding NAD(P)/FAD-dependent oxidoreductase translates to MESYKTDVVIAGAGVVGLAIARSIAESGKEVIILECENAIGTQTSSRNSEVVHAGIYYPQGSMKAMHCVAGNEMLYDYCATRDVGVKKIGKLIVAANDLQSEKLLQIEQKGSANGARNLRIIETSDIKRMEPNVIGRAAIFSPSTGIVDSHGLMLALLHDAESAGAILCLGNTVGRVFCGASSGFRIQIEAEQDFELQSRVFINAAGHGAIPLAKKIDALPAKNVPEQFYAKGTYFGLQGKCPFNHLVYPVPEPGGLGVHATIDLGGSVRFGPDVEWTAGFDVEPNPMRQSEFYNRIRRYWPNLPNNSLFADYCGVRPKIAGPNDGDSDFVISTVGEHQITGLINLFGIESPGLTSALSIAEHVCIEAAKSWD, encoded by the coding sequence ATGGAAAGTTACAAGACGGATGTTGTGATTGCAGGTGCCGGCGTGGTTGGGTTGGCTATTGCTCGCAGCATTGCCGAAAGCGGTAAAGAAGTTATCATCCTTGAATGTGAAAATGCAATCGGTACTCAAACTAGTTCGCGCAATTCCGAAGTTGTTCATGCCGGCATCTATTATCCCCAAGGCAGTATGAAAGCGATGCATTGCGTTGCGGGTAATGAAATGCTCTATGACTACTGCGCGACCCGAGATGTTGGCGTCAAGAAAATTGGAAAACTGATTGTTGCAGCCAATGATCTGCAATCAGAAAAACTCTTGCAGATTGAACAAAAAGGATCGGCCAACGGTGCGAGAAACCTTCGCATAATCGAGACATCGGACATCAAACGGATGGAGCCTAACGTCATTGGCCGAGCTGCGATTTTTTCACCATCTACAGGAATAGTAGATAGCCACGGCCTAATGCTGGCATTGCTTCACGATGCTGAGAGCGCAGGGGCGATTCTATGTCTCGGCAACACCGTGGGAAGGGTATTTTGCGGCGCCTCCTCCGGGTTTAGAATTCAGATCGAAGCCGAGCAGGATTTTGAGCTACAAAGCAGAGTTTTTATCAACGCGGCGGGCCACGGAGCGATCCCTTTGGCCAAGAAGATTGACGCACTTCCCGCTAAAAATGTCCCGGAACAATTTTATGCCAAAGGCACTTATTTTGGTCTGCAGGGAAAGTGTCCTTTCAATCATTTGGTCTATCCCGTTCCAGAACCGGGTGGCCTTGGTGTCCATGCGACTATCGATCTAGGCGGCAGCGTCCGTTTCGGACCTGATGTAGAATGGACAGCTGGTTTTGATGTGGAACCGAATCCGATGCGACAATCAGAATTCTACAATCGTATTCGGCGATATTGGCCCAACCTTCCCAATAACTCCCTTTTTGCAGATTATTGCGGTGTCAGGCCAAAAATTGCAGGACCTAACGATGGCGATTCAGATTTCGTGATATCGACGGTGGGCGAGCATCAAATAACCGGTTTGATCAATCTTTTTGGA